GCCACCACCAGCCGCCGCGCTTCGGACTCCTCTAAATCCCGGGGCAGGATGCGAGGCGCGGCCATCAACTGGCGAGCCTCCTCCAGGGGAAGCTGAAGCGCCCGCGCCAGTACCAGCGCGGCCCCTCGGGAGCTGGAGGCATCCACCTGGACTCGAAAGACATTCGCCACGAGCGTCAGTCTATCTCGCGCGCCAGCGGCGGCGTATCAGGGGGCGGACAGCCCTTCCCACGAGCGCGAGCAACGCGGCGAACGCCATCCCCGAGCCACCGCGGCGCCCCGAGACCGCGCAGCCGCCTCCGCGCTCCTCATCCTCGGATACGGGCTCGTCACAGGGCAGCCACGACCGGCACACCCCGCCCGCCTTCACGCACAGCCGGTCCCCATCGGCTCCGGTGCAGTCCGCGCCGAAGCGGCCGGCCTCGAGCCCCGCCACCGCACAGCTCTTCTCCCCATCGGTCCGGGTGACACAGGCCATGCCGACCGGGCAATCGGTGTGGCCCTGACACCGTGCCATGCACGCGTCCACCGAGGCATCGAACAACGGCCGCGTGGGCGGTGCCCGTGCCACGTCGTCGAGAATGGCCTGAAGGAAGGCCGCCTGCACATCGACGCGCATGTTGGTGCCCCTCGTGCAGGCGGGGTCTCCATACGAGGTGACACCGACGAGACGCTCGGCCCCCTCGGCCTCCAGGAACAACGGACCGCCGCTGTCACCGCCGCACGACATCCCAGGCGAGGCCTCGATGGAGAAGGTTCCCGCCCCGACCGCCGTCACCCGGGCCGTGCCACTGCGCCGGCTGCCCCTCCCGCCCTCGTCATCGAGTCCGAATCCCACCACCCGCAGGGTCCGCCCCACCACGTCCGCGGGCAGCGACACCTCCGCCAGCGGCACCGGCGCGACGGGCGCGTCCTCGGCGAGGATCAGCACACCGATGTCGTTCTCCACGGCGTTGAAGGCGGGGTGCAGCCGGCCCTCGAGGACCCGCACGCGCTCGGAGGGGAGCGCCCGCGACGGCTCGGGCGAGAACACCACCGAGAGCACCTGGGAGACGTCGGGGCTCTCCACGCAGTGCGCCGCGGTCAGGACGACCCGGGGGGCCACCAGCGTGCCCGTGCACAGGAGGGGGGAGGCCTCGTCCGGCTCACCACAGAGCGGCGACACCGGGACGATCGCCACCACGGCGGGAGAGCCCGGCTCGAGCACTCCCCCGGTGATGGCCCGCCGCTCCATCCGGGGCGAAGGCGCGGGAGGCACGCCGCACGCGCCCGCCACCAGGAGGAGCAGCACGGCGGCGGGCCCCGGCCTGGGATGGAGCCCGCGCACCGTCCGGCGCTCAGTCGCGCGAGAAGTCACCCTGCGCATCGACCGAGGGTTTGCCGTCGAGGTCCCAGTACTTCCACTCACCGGCCTTCTCGCCATTGGCGTAGTGGCCCTGGGCGGCCAGCACTCCATTCGAGTGCCACTCCGAGTAGGGGCCCTGCGCACGCTGCGCGAGCAGTGTGCCCTCGGCCCACTTCTTCCCATCCGAGCGCCACGCGGTCCACTTCACCTCCTGCGAGCCGGCGGAGTGGACCTCCTCGCGGTTCTTCTGTCCCTCTTCGTAGTAGAGGGTCCACACGCCCTGCTTGAGGCCGCCGCGGTACTCGCCCTCAAGCTGCTTCACGCCGGTGTCGAAGTAGCTCACCCACCGGCCCTCCATCTTGCCGTCGACGTAGGGCCCCTCGGTCTTGAGCTTCCCGTTGGGGTGCCACTCCGCCCAACGGCCGTGCTTCCTGCCATCGGGCTTCGCGCACCACTGCAGCGTCCCCTCCGGTGGCGCGCGGCCATGCAGCCGCGCGTCATCGGGGCAGGGATTGGAGGCCTTGCTACACCCGAGCGCCGTGCCCACGACGACGGCCAGCGCGGCGAGGCGCTTGCGAGAGGAGACTAGTAGCAGGTGCCGACTCCGCTGCAGCTGCAGTTGTTGCTGGCGAACGAGTAGTCATCGGAGGCGGCCGAGAAGGTGCCGAGGCCGTAGTCGTGCTTGGCGCAGTCCTGGGTGTACGCGGTGGTGCCCACGCACGCGGGGGTGCTGGTGATGCCGCAACCCTGGCCGCAGCGGCCCTTGCAGCCCTGGCCCGAGCCGCCGGTGCAGCCGCAGCCCATGCCGGCCTGGCGGGTGTAGCCGCCGATGTTCTGGCTGCCGCAGGAGCAGGAGATATGGGTCCAGCCGCGCGCCGACACGTACTGGTAGGGCGAGAGCAGCTCACCGGTGGGGACGATCTGCATGAAGCTGGTCTGGCGCATCGCCGCCTCCTCGGAGCGCGTGCGCTGCCCCTCGGCGGGGATGGCGTTGGAGATGCCCTCGAGCAGCGGGGCGATCAACTGGGCCTGCGCCGCGTCGAGCGCATTGCCCTCGGGCATGAACTTGCCCACGCCCTGGGTGTAGTCGAGGTGGAAGCCGATGACGGGATTGCCGAAGTCGTAGGTCACCTCGACGACGTTGGCGGAGGTCTCGACCGCCAGCATGCGGACGGACGCGCCGCCCGAGCGGTAGGTGGCCTCGAGCGTGGTGGCGTCACGCTGGAGCAGCGCGAAGCCCTCCGCCTCATCCACGGCTTGCGTCGGCCCGTTCGAACAGCCGATCGCCATCACCATCGTCATCACGGCCAGGAAGAGCTTCTTCATCTCGGTCTCGCTTCCGCGCGGGGGCGCACAGGAAAGGGACCGGAATGCTAGGGAGAGTTCTCGTGCATGTCTATGAGAAATCAGGAATTCCAATAAAACCCGCATGCCGCGCCGGGTCAGGGATGCATATGGAACGCCGCGTCAGGGAGACCGGGTTGAGCCGCCCCGCCCCCGGCGAGCGCCTCGCCGCACCAGCGCGAGCACGGCGAGCCCGAGCCCCCACGCGCCGCTCCCCGAGCCCACGCCACAGCCACAGCCCACCTGCAGCGCGAGGCCGCCCACGTTGAAGTCGAGCGGCGCCGACCGCGCGCTCCGCAAGCCGTACTGCTCGGCCCAGGCGGACGCCTCATGCGGCCCCTCGGCGAGCTCCGTGGCGGGCACGACGGCGAAGGTACCGGAGTCGTCCGCCACCACGGGCGCCCCCAGCGGCTCACCATCGAGGAACACCTGCACGGTGGCACCGGGCGCCGTCCTGCCCTCGAGACGGGGCTTCGCGGAGACTCCGGCCTCCCCGGCGCCGGGAGACACCCAGCCCGGCACGGCGGGCGCGGCGAAGGCCTGGTCGAGGATGTCCTGGCGGCCCGCGTAGAGCGGATCCTCCGCGACGACGGGCTCGGCGCCCCGGGTGCCCACGGGCGAGTAACCCGCGCCCCCCGCGCTCACGGTGGCGGAACAGTCCGCGGGCACACCGCCCTGGGCCTGGAGGAACAGCAGCCCGCCACCTCCACCTCCCCCGGGAGAGGTGTCACTGAACGCGCCCGCCCCACCGTTGGCCGAGAGCACGGTGCAGCCGAGCTTCTGCGCGACGCGCACGTGCACCGTGCCGCCCGCGCCTCCACCTCCGCCGCCGCCGTGCAGACCACTGGCCGAGGGCGCGCCCAGGCCGTTGGCGGTGATGAAGCCGCGAGGACGGGGACCCTCGATTTCACGAGCGCGCACGAAGACGATGCCGCCGCCCACGCCTCCCGCCGTGCCCTCGATGCCCGCGCCACCCCCGCCACCGAGCAGCAGGCGCTCCTGGCTCCGCGTGTAGCGCAGCGCCGAGCCACCCCGGCCGCCCACCTCGCGCTCCTCCGCTTCCTGCGAGGAACGGCCGCCCTGCCCGCCCGGGCCCACGTGGCCACCACCACCACCCCCCGCGTCGTGGCAGTTGCCGCCCCCGCCTCCATTGGCGAGCCGGCCATACCCACTCCTGGGGATGGCATCGCCCAGGCCGGCGAGCCCCTCGCCCTTGCGCGCGCCGCCTCCCACGGAAGCCGTCCCGTCCTCCGCCGCGCAGTCGTAGAGCTCCAAGGCCACATCCGCCTCGGCCGAGCCGCCCCGGAAACCCAACCCGTCCACGTCCAGCGAACCCTGGTTGAAGATGGTGCCGGTGACCAGCAACGCCAGCACGCCGCCGCTGCGCCCATCCCACGCCCGTGCCCGCAGCGTGCCCGCGTTGGCGATGCGCACGTCCGTGTACTCGGGCACGCGCACCACCTGGGAGACGGAGGCGAAGCGATTCACCAGCGGCGCGCTCAGACGCAGCACCCCGGTCCCCACCTCCGCCACGCGCGCCAGCTCCCACCGGCCCGCGCCCGAGTCCCGCGCCTCGAGCTCGTCCACCGCCGCGCGCAGCAGCGCGTAGGGCTGCTCGTCCCCCATCTGCAGCACCAGCACCAGCTCGCCCGCGGCGAAGGCCGAGGTGTCCGCCACGCTCAGCTCGGTGGCCCCCGCCGAGGCCCCGGCGGTGAGCGGCGTGGAGGCGTTGATGACGAACCCCGGGTTCCTCACCTGCAGGCTGCCGTGCTGCCCATTGCCCAGGCCGAAGGTGTCCGGCTCGGCGTGGACCGCCAGCGGACACAGCCCCAGCACCACGGCCAGCAGCCCGAGCGGAAACCCCGGCGCGAGGCCGGGGATGAAGTGACGCGAGACAGATGGCGACACGTCCCACCTCCAGTGTCCACGTCTCGTCATATGAGAAAACAAGGGAGAACCGCAACTCCCGAAGGACAGGGACACACCGGCGGTGCGTCCCCTCTGTTCAGAAGCGGCCCTGGGCGAGCGAGAGCACGGTCACCACGCGGCCGGGCCGCGACACATCCGGGGCGAACACGGGAAGCGGAGCGCCCACGGAGAGGCGAGTGCCGTCGACGTTGAGCAGCGCGCCCGCGGGAGCCCTGGAGGCGAAGGAGGAGCGCTCCTTGGTGAGGTTGATGACGACGGTCTGCACCAGGGCCACGAAGAACCAGCTGGCCACGTGGGTGGGCCAGAGGATGAGCTCGAGGCCGCCGTGGCGCGAGGGCAGGCTGTACTGGAGGGACCAGAAGGCCGCGTAGGTGGCGATGCCGGAGAGCCACGTCCAGATGAAGCTGTGGGAGTAGCCCAGGTCGGTGCTGGCGATGAGCCAGATGGGCAGGGTGCTGAGCAGCGGGAGGACGGCGCCGTTGAAGAGGATCATCGCGTGGGTACCGGCACCCAGGACGAAGTCGGTGCCCTCGCCGCCGGTGAAGGCGGAGGAGAGGACGGTGGCGCCAAAGAGGGTGACGACCTCCACGGCCCACAGGCCGGAGCCCACGACGAGCTGCGAGCCGAAGCCGGTGACGAACTCCCCGAAGGCGCGCAGGAAGGAGAAGGACGAGCGGCGCACGGGCCTGCCGGGCTGGTGCTCGTGCGAGAGGAGCCCGTAGTCATGGGCCACGGCGACGGAGGGCGAGAGCAGGCTCAACGCACGGGGCGGCTCCACGTCGAGCCGGGGCGCATCCGCCGGAGAGAGCTGGAGAACGGAGAGGACGAGCAGGGTCGCGAGCATGGAAGGAGTATGCCCGCTGGGAACGACACCAGCTCCGTGGTTAGGCTTTCACCCCATGATGCTTCACATCCCCAACGTCCTCACCGCCGAGCAGGTGGCGCGCTGCCGCGAGGTCTTCGCCCAGGCCTCCTGGGAGGATGGCCGCAGCACCGCCGGCCACCAGTCCGCCCAGGCCAAGAAGAACCTCCAGCTGCCGGAGAACGGCCCCGAGGCCCGTGAGCTCGGGGACCTCGTCCTGCGGGGACTCGAGCGCAGCCCGCTGTTCGTCTCGGCCGTGCTGCCCCAGCGGGTCTTCCCGCCGCTCTTCAACCGCTACGACGCGGGCATGACCTTCGGCTCGCACGTGGACAACGCCATCCGCCCCATCACCGGCACGCCCATGCGTCTGCGCACCGACGTCTCCGCCACCCTCTTCCTGTCCGATCCGGACACCTATGACGGCGGCGAGCTCGTCGTGGAGGACACCTACGGCAGCCACTCGGTGAAGCTGCCCGCGGGGGACCTCATCGTCTACCCCGCCTCCAGCCTCCACCACGTCACCCCCATCACCCGGGGCGTCCGGCTCGCGTCCTTCTTCTGGGTCCAGAGCATGATCCGCGACGTCTCGCAGCGCTCGCTGCTCTTCGACCTCGACATGGCCATCATGCAGCTCAACAAGGAGGTGCCCAAGAGCCCCTCCCTCGTCATGTTGACGGGCGTCTACCACAACCTCCTCCGCCAATGGGCCGAGCCCTGAAAGCACCCCCCGTGCCACCCACCTCACACGGGAAACGGCCCCCACATTGACGTCCCAACCCACGTGGGATATCTCTGCCCGGGGTGCAACTGAGAATGATTCTCAATTTCCATATCGGGATGCAGGACGTGGCCCCCACGGCCCGGCAGGACGCACGGCCCCCCGTGGGCCTGTTCCGCATGGGCGAGGCCACCTCGACGGGTGAGCGGGAGCGCTGGGCCTGGGCGCTGTTCGCCGCCGGGCTCGTGCACGCCGTGGTGCTGATCGTCGGGCTCACCCTGCCGCACAGCGCCCCGAAGGCCGCCACGCTCCCCGAGGAGCCGGAGGTGGTGTTCTTCTCCTTCCCGCCTCCGCCCGCCGCGGCCTCCAGCGCCACGGCCGCCACGGCGCCCGAGCGGGTGAAGCGCCAGGCGCGGACGCGCGCGCCCCGGGTCGTCCCGACGCTCGCGCTGAAGACGCCGGTCCCCGAGCCCGTGGAGGCGCCGGTCGAGACGGCGAACCCCGAGACGGTGCGGGACACGCCGCCGGACGTCGAGGAGCCGCCCGCGGGTGAGGGCAGCCCGGGAGTGCAGGGCGTCGTCGCGGGAATCGTGGGCGGCGCGCTGGATGGACGTGAGGGCGGGCTGCTGGGCGCCACGGGCGGCTCGGCGCTCGAGTTGAAGCAGGTGGCGCGCGCTCCGGAAGTGCTCGCGCAGGTCCAGCCGCGCTACCCCCGGCGGGCCAAGGCCGATGGAATCCAGGGGCTCGTGCTGGTGCGCATCATCATCGGCACGGATGGGCGCGTGGAGCCCGAGCACACGCGCGTCATCCGCTCGGTCCCCGAGCTCGACGCGGCGGCCATCTCCGCCGTCAGCCAGTGGCGCTTCTCGCCGGCACTCGGCCACCACGGCCGGCCGGTGCGCGTCATCGTCGAGATTCCCGTCCAGTTCTCCCTGAAGTGAAGCGCGGAGTGGGGCTCCGCACCCTGAGGCACCCGATGAGCAGCATCACCTTTCGCAAGATCATCTTCTGGCCCCATCTGGTGTCCGGAGTCATCGCCGGAATCGTCATCGGCATCATGTCGCTCACCGGAGCGGCGATCGCCTTCGAGTCCGAGCTCGTCGACTGGGCCGACAGCGCCAACCGGCGCGTGCAGGTGCCCTCCGCGGACGCGCCGCGCCTGTCCGTCGACGAGCTGCTGGCCCGCGTGAAGGAGGCCCGTCCGAAGGCGCAGCCCTCGGGCGTGACGGTGTATCCCGAGCCGGACTCTGCCGTGCTGGTGCTCACCGGCCGCGCCGAGGGCGTGTATGTGAATCCGTACACGGGCGAGGTGCGTGAGCAGGGCGCGAAGGGCTGGCGCTCGTTCTTCCACCTCATGGAGGAGTGGCACCGGTGGCTCGGCGCGCAGGGTGACAACCGCCCCGTGGGCAAGGCCATCACCGGCGTGTCCAACGCCGCCTTCCTGTTCCTGGCGATCTCCGGCCTGTACCTGTGGTGGCCGCGCAAGTGGACGATGAAGACGGTGCGGCCCGTGCTCTGGTTCCGGGGCGGGCTGAAGGGCAAGGCGCGCGACTTCAACTGGCACAACACCATCGGCTTCTGGGCCCTGCCCGTGCTCATCGTCCTGACGGCGACGGGCATGGTCATCTCCTACAAGTGGGCCTCGGACCTCGTCTTCAAGCTCGCGGGCACCGAGCCGCCCGTCGCCCAGGGCCCGGCCGCCTCGGCCCCGGTGAAGGTGCCCACCCCGCCGGAGGGCGCGAAGCCGATCGGCCTCGAGCCCCTCTTCGCCGAGGCGCGCAAGCAGGTGCCCGCCTGGGAGACCATCACGGTGCGCCTGGGCGGTGGACAGCGCCCGAACCCGGGCCCGCAGGCGCAGGGTCCCCAGGCGCAGGGCCCCCAGGGTCAGGCTCCGCGGGGCGAGGGCCCCGGTCCCCGGGCGCAGGGTCCCCAGGCTCAAGGGCCCGGTCCGCAGGGTCCGCAGGCCGTCACGCTCGCCATCCGCGAGCAGGGGGGCTGGCCGCTCTTCGCCGCCGCCCAGGTGTCGTTCGATCCCTTCACCGGACAGGTGCTGCGCCGCGAGACCTTCGCGGACTACAACACCGGCCGGAAGGCCCGCACGTGGATGCGCTTCCTGCACACGGGCGAGGCCCTCGGGTGGGTGGGCCAGCTGCTGGCCGCCATCGCCTCGCTGGGGGGAGTGCTGCTCGTGTGGACCGGCTTCGCCCTGTCCTGGCGGCGCTTCTTCCCGAGCCGCCGCCCCAGCGCCACCGCGCAACCCGAGACGGCAACGGCGGAGCCCGAGACGGCGGCCTGACGGCCCACGTCAATGCCTAGCAACGCGCGGCGTCACCTCCGCGCGTGCGCCAAAGCCATACGAAAATCATTGTCGCCCCACCAAATCCTGAATATGAGAATGCTTCTCAACTTCAGGTCCAGACCGAGCTGAACCTCCGCCGGTCCGGCCACCACGACACGCCAGAAGGCCAGAAGGATTGAGGGACCGAATGTCTTCCACGAAGAACAACAGGACGGGCATCCGCTCGACGAAGGGCACCGCGGGAGGCGTGCGCGGCGCGCTGTGGCCGCTGGGACAGGCGGCGGTGGGCCTGGCGTCGGCCCTGGCCGCGGGCGGAGCGCTCGCCCAGGAGACGACGCCTCCGGCGGACGCACCGCGCACGGAGCAGACGGCCCCGGCCCCCGAGCAGAAGCAGGAGGGCGCCCAGGAGACGTTCGTGCTGCCCACGGTGCAGGTGCAGGAGGCGGCGGAGCCGGAGAGCTACCACGCCCCGGAGAGCAGCCTCAGGCGGCTGCCGGCGCCGCTGGTGAATACGCCGCAGTCCGTCACCGTGGTCTCCCGCGAGGTCCTCCAGGAGCAGCAGGCGACGTCGGTGCGCGATGCGCTGCGCAACGTGTCCGGCATCACCATCGCCGCGGGCGAGGGCGGCCGCCAGGGTGACTCCTTCAACCTGCGGGGCTTCTCGGCGCAGACGGACACGTTCCGCGACGGCGTGCGTGACCTGGGCTGGTTCACGCGCGACACCTTCAACCTCCAGGGCGTCGAGGTCTACTTCGGTCCGTCCTCCGTGCTCTTCGGCCGCGGCTCGACGGGCGGCGCGCTCAACCTCGTCACGAAGAAGCCGGGCCGGCGCTCCTTCCGCAACGTGAGCCTGTCGGGCGGCACCGCGCCCATGGGCCGTGTCGAGGCCGACATCAACGAGGCCATCAACGACCGCGTCCAGGTGCGCCTCAACGCGCTGGGCCAGCTCTCCGGCGTGGCGGGCCGTGACAACGTCTCGGAGAACCGCGCGGGCATCGCCCCCTCGTTGCGCATCGCGCTGGGCGAGAGCACCGCGCTCGAGCTCGACTACCTCTACCAGCACGAGGACAGCACCCCGGACTACGGCCACCCGTACTTCAACGGGGCCCCCGTCTCGACGAGCCTCGGCGTCCCGCGCTCGGCCTTCTACGGCGTGAAGGGCCTGGACACCGAGCGTGTGAATGCCCACATCGGTACCGCGCAGCTCCAGCACCGGTTCAGCGACAAGGTCCAGCTCACCAACTCGCTGCGCCTCGGCGGGGTGGACCGCTACGCCCTGCCCACGGCGCCCCGCGGGCTCACGCCCACCACCGGCAGCCCGACGACGATCGGCCGCCAGCGCTTCGAGACCGACACGGACAACACCTACCTCGCCAACCAGCTCAACCTGCGCGGCGATCTCGAGACGGGCTTCCTCAAGCACCAGGCGAACGCCGGGCTCGAGCTGACCTGGGAGACGCGGGAGCAGAGCCGCAACAACCTGAACGCGGTGGGGCTGCCCACCGGGCCCAACATCACCGCCGATCTGTTCGACCCGAATCCCACGCCGGACCTGTCGGCCGTCAACCCCATCTTCAACAACTCCAACCTGAGCCGGCAGTGGACGGTGGGCGCCTACGCGGCGGATCAGATCTCCCTCGGCCGCTACGTGGATGTGCTCGGCTCCGTGCGCTTCGATGTCTTCGACACGAAGTACACGGCGGTGGACGCCGCGCGCACCAGCACCGTGCTGCGGCGCCAGGACAACCTCTTCAACTGGCGCGTGGGAATGATCGCCCACCCGCTGGAGAAGACGAGCGTCTACGCGACGTACGGCACGTCCGCCAACCCGTCGGCCGAGGTGGGCACCCTCACCACCGGGACGGTGAACCTGGAGCCGGAGCGCAACGCCACCATCGAGTTCGGCGCCAAGGCGGACCTGTTCGAGGATCGGCTGGGCCTGAACGCGGCGGTCTTCCGCGTGGACAAGACGAACGCGCGCGTGCCGAACAGCGACCCCGCCGGTCCCCCGACGATCCTCGAGGGCGCCCAGCGCGTGCAGGGCTTCAGCGTCGGCGTGACGGGCAGCATCACCAGCACCTGGAGGGTGATCGCCAACTACACCCAGCTGGACTCGGAGATCCGCAAGCACAGCAACGCGTATCTCGTGGGCCAGCCGCTGCCGAGCACGCCTCCGCGCAGCCTCTCGCTGTGGACGACCGTCACCCCGCTGCAGCAGCTCACGATTGGCGCTGGCGCCGTGTACCAGGACGTGACGACGGCCAACAATCCGGCGTCGGAGAGCGTGGCTTTCGTCAAGGTGCCCAACTTCTGGCGCTTCGATGCCTTCGCCAGCTACGCGCTGTTCAACCGGGTCGATCTCCAGCTCAACCTGAACAACATCAGCGATGAGCTGTACTACGAGCAGTACTACTCCGCGCAGGCGGTTCCCGCCGAGGGCCGCTCGGCCAACCTGACGGCCCGGGTGCGCTTCTAACCTGTCCCCTCTCTCCGAGCGGCGCGGAATGCGGGTACACTGCCCGCTCGGAGGTCAGGGACATGAATGAGACGACGTTCACCTTCGTGTCGGTCTGCGGGCCGCTCTCGCTCCAGGACGAGCTCCTCGAAGCGGTGCTCTACCTGGGGCCACTCGTCGGGATTCCCCTGCTGCTGTGGCTGCGACGGGGCCCTCGCGACGACCAGGACGTGCTGGGCTCCGCCCGCGTGGCTCCGGCCAGCCTCTCCCAGCGCCTGCTCGACTTCTCGGGCTGGTTGCTCCTGTCCGGCGCCGTGCTGCTGCTGCCCGCCGGGGTGACGGCGCTGATCCACTTCATGATGTTCTTCAGGATCGAGGACGACCTGCTGCCCATGCGGCACCGGGTCCTCGAGCCCTCCTGGGGTTGGACCGCCGCGGCGGTGCTGCTGTGCTGCGCGCGTCTCTTCCTCTGGCTGCGCACGCCCGGCTCCGAGCAGGACGTGCTTCGTGTCAGGGCTCGGACGTAGCCGTCAGCGCCTGCGCCCGCTCGCCGTGTCGAACCGGTGCAGCCGCTGCGCGTCGTAGCGCAGCCACACCGTCGAGCCCGTGGGGGCCGAGAAGTCCTCGCGGGCCCTGGCGATGAGGCGCTCGCCGGCCACGTCCACCGTCACCCAGCTCTCCGAGCCCATCGGCTCCACCAGGTACACCGTGCCGCTCAGTGCGCCCTGGGGCGCCGCGCCGGTGCCCACCTCGAGGTGCTCGGGCCGCAGTCCCAGCGTCACGCCGTCCTCGCGCATCCCCAGCGTCTCCGGCTTCACCAGGTTGATGCGCGGCGAGCCGAAGAAGGCCGCCACGAACAGGTTCGCCGGGGCGTCGTAGAGCTCGCGCGGCGGCGCCACCTGCTGCACCTCGCCCTGGCTCATCACCACCACCCGGTCCGAGAGCGTCATCGCCTCGGCCTGGTCATGCGTGACGTAGATGAACGTCGCCTTGAGGCGCTCGTGCAGCTTCTTGATCTCCCCGCGCATCTGCGTGCGCAGCGCGGCGTCCAGGTTGGACAGGGGCTCGTCGAACAGGAACACCTTGGGCCGCCGCACCAGCGCGCGCCCCAAGGCCACGCGCTGCCGCTGGCCACCACTGAGCTCCTTCGGCCGGCGCGTCAGCAGCTTCTCCAGCCCGAGCAGCGCCGCCGTCTCATTCACACGCTGATCAATGGTCGCCTGGTCCGCGCCCGAGACCTTCAGGGGGAAGGCCATGTTTCCGCGCACGTCCATGTGCGGGTACAGCGCGTAGCTCTGGAAGACCATGGCGATGTCCCGCTCGCGCGGAGACATGTTGTTGACCGCCACGCCGTCGATGCGCAGCACACCGCCGGAGATCTCCTCCAGGCCGGCGATGAGGTTGAGCGTCGTCGACTTGCCGCACCCGGACGGGCCCACCAGCGAGACGAACTCGCCATCGGCGATTTCCAGCGTCACGTCCTTCGCCCCCACCACCCCGCCCCGGTACTCCTTGCGAACGCCTTCCAGTGAGACCGTTGCCACGCCGCGTGCCTCCTCGCTGAGGTCCACCCGGCAGACTATCGGCACCGAGGCGCCTTGGGGGCTTCTATTCTCGCGCAGGTGTCCGGTACGAGACCGGCCTCCCGGTGTCCCTGGTAATCTGCCGGGACAGCGCACTCCGACCGTTCCCCATGCGAAGACCTCCGGTGCAGTTCGTGCTCTCCCTCTCGGTGGCCGCCGTCCTCGGCCTCTCCTGCGTCACCGTGCGGCCTTACGGCGCTCCGGCGGCTCCCGCACAGTTCCATCAGTCTTGTGGGCCTGCTTGTGCGGCCCCCGTCGCCCCCAGCACCGGTGAGATTCTCGTGCCGGCAGCGACCCGGGCCGGACAGGTGTTCGAGAAGGCCGTCCAGGCCGCCGAAGTCATTCAGGGCTTCCTCAACGTCTCCAAATTTCTCGATGAAGCGCAGAAGGAGCGCGCGGAGAAGATCATCGTCGAGTGCGTCAAGGAGGCTCACTTCAAGGTCGAAGAGGACCTCTTCGGGAAGGGGAAGACCCTTCCCTCGTCGGACTGCAAGAAGCCCCCCACTGTCGAAAAGAAGCTCGCGCCTACCTGGCAGAGGCATCTTGGAATCCTCAAACATGCAGCGGCCTTCGCCTGCATACAGGAGCGATTCTCCGAAGAGTTCCCAGACAACTTCGCCATCGAACCGCGTTACCGAAGGGAAGAGCTCACGAACGAACTCATGCTGACCGACAGATGGGTGGGCTCGAAGCAGCCTGACCTCGTCCTCCATTTCACCCGGAATGCCACTCGGATCCAGTGCATCTATGAACTCAAGTTCCCCTGCGGCAATGAGCAGGGCGATCCCTGGAGGGATAAGCGCGTGCAAATCCAGATGGAGGAATACAGAGCCCTCGGCGGTGAATGCGAGCCCGTCATCGTCACCCCACAACTCGAGATCAGCCGACGGTAGACCCCATGCCCCCCAGCTACCCACGCGTCCGAATCCAAGGCACTGTTCGCACCGAGTCGTACGGCTTCGAGGAAGTCGAAGGGAAGCTCGTCAAGAAGGTACGAGAGCACGTGTACGAGCGTGTCCTCGCGAGGGACGTGGTCCGCATCATCTTCTTCCTGCCCCACCATCACCACCACCTCACCACCGGAGTGACCCACGCTCTCGACAGTTACCTGCGTGCCATCGAGGGATGCTCCGGCGCGCTCTCGAATTACACCTGTTGCTGGTGGGAGCCCTCCGACCTGACGGAGCCATCGGACTGGGCCCTCATCCGCGGAACCCTGGAGCCGAAAGAGCCCCGGTTCTTCGAGGACTATGAGCCCGACGATGCACGCTTCGCCCACAAGGACGGCGCTGATCCGTACTTCACCCTCTTCGGCGAGCAGGGAAATGGCTACTCCTTCAGCTACCACGCCCGGCTTCCCTGGCGAGAACCGCCTCCCCACAGCGTGAGTGTCC
The sequence above is drawn from the Archangium gephyra genome and encodes:
- a CDS encoding Fe2+-dependent dioxygenase, which translates into the protein MMLHIPNVLTAEQVARCREVFAQASWEDGRSTAGHQSAQAKKNLQLPENGPEARELGDLVLRGLERSPLFVSAVLPQRVFPPLFNRYDAGMTFGSHVDNAIRPITGTPMRLRTDVSATLFLSDPDTYDGGELVVEDTYGSHSVKLPAGDLIVYPASSLHHVTPITRGVRLASFFWVQSMIRDVSQRSLLFDLDMAIMQLNKEVPKSPSLVMLTGVYHNLLRQWAEP
- a CDS encoding energy transducer TonB; the encoded protein is MILNFHIGMQDVAPTARQDARPPVGLFRMGEATSTGERERWAWALFAAGLVHAVVLIVGLTLPHSAPKAATLPEEPEVVFFSFPPPPAAASSATAATAPERVKRQARTRAPRVVPTLALKTPVPEPVEAPVETANPETVRDTPPDVEEPPAGEGSPGVQGVVAGIVGGALDGREGGLLGATGGSALELKQVARAPEVLAQVQPRYPRRAKADGIQGLVLVRIIIGTDGRVEPEHTRVIRSVPELDAAAISAVSQWRFSPALGHHGRPVRVIVEIPVQFSLK
- a CDS encoding S1 family peptidase — protein: MTSRATERRTVRGLHPRPGPAAVLLLLVAGACGVPPAPSPRMERRAITGGVLEPGSPAVVAIVPVSPLCGEPDEASPLLCTGTLVAPRVVLTAAHCVESPDVSQVLSVVFSPEPSRALPSERVRVLEGRLHPAFNAVENDIGVLILAEDAPVAPVPLAEVSLPADVVGRTLRVVGFGLDDEGGRGSRRSGTARVTAVGAGTFSIEASPGMSCGGDSGGPLFLEAEGAERLVGVTSYGDPACTRGTNMRVDVQAAFLQAILDDVARAPPTRPLFDASVDACMARCQGHTDCPVGMACVTRTDGEKSCAVAGLEAGRFGADCTGADGDRLCVKAGGVCRSWLPCDEPVSEDEERGGGCAVSGRRGGSGMAFAALLALVGRAVRPLIRRRWRAR
- a CDS encoding toxin-antitoxin system YwqK family antitoxin: MGTALGCSKASNPCPDDARLHGRAPPEGTLQWCAKPDGRKHGRWAEWHPNGKLKTEGPYVDGKMEGRWVSYFDTGVKQLEGEYRGGLKQGVWTLYYEEGQKNREEVHSAGSQEVKWTAWRSDGKKWAEGTLLAQRAQGPYSEWHSNGVLAAQGHYANGEKAGEWKYWDLDGKPSVDAQGDFSRD
- the agmC gene encoding adventurous gliding motility protein AgmC, which codes for MSPSVSRHFIPGLAPGFPLGLLAVVLGLCPLAVHAEPDTFGLGNGQHGSLQVRNPGFVINASTPLTAGASAGATELSVADTSAFAAGELVLVLQMGDEQPYALLRAAVDELEARDSGAGRWELARVAEVGTGVLRLSAPLVNRFASVSQVVRVPEYTDVRIANAGTLRARAWDGRSGGVLALLVTGTIFNQGSLDVDGLGFRGGSAEADVALELYDCAAEDGTASVGGGARKGEGLAGLGDAIPRSGYGRLANGGGGGNCHDAGGGGGGHVGPGGQGGRSSQEAEEREVGGRGGSALRYTRSQERLLLGGGGGAGIEGTAGGVGGGIVFVRAREIEGPRPRGFITANGLGAPSASGLHGGGGGGGAGGTVHVRVAQKLGCTVLSANGGAGAFSDTSPGGGGGGGLLFLQAQGGVPADCSATVSAGGAGYSPVGTRGAEPVVAEDPLYAGRQDILDQAFAAPAVPGWVSPGAGEAGVSAKPRLEGRTAPGATVQVFLDGEPLGAPVVADDSGTFAVVPATELAEGPHEASAWAEQYGLRSARSAPLDFNVGGLALQVGCGCGVGSGSGAWGLGLAVLALVRRGARRGRGGSTRSP